The proteins below are encoded in one region of Rhododendron vialii isolate Sample 1 chromosome 7a, ASM3025357v1:
- the LOC131333260 gene encoding nucleolar GTP-binding protein 1 isoform X6 has product MSKFYMVAGRYMVPALCFSKDMQTVTYEIVNGSYVPNDQNKPNKDKALGTQETVGAFQKLPVVMPSVDILYSSLRKARKVSATKGIPNAAKRERNKGAKQLDTLMKELAVPLRMYKENFPNRKQLHPYERSLVELTLGDGNYEEVLGRVDALRKKVTGVGKEHAALCAKSTSKREAEERLSEGMAKLEKIFIQEGKAVDNLLNIAKTLRAMPVVDLESPTLCLVGAPNVGKSTLVRILSTGKPEICNYPFTTRGILMGHIAFNYQNFQVTDTPGLLRRHDDDRNNLEKLTLAVLSHLPTAVLYVHDLSGECGTSPSDQFVIYKEIKERFSNHLWLDAVSKCDLLQESPVLYVTEDSDADHLELARYRKVGPDGAIHVSVNSETGLNELKARVHELLLSQSSRIKSQEINQETEQVTS; this is encoded by the exons ATGTCGAAGTTTTACATGG TTGCAGGTCGGTATATGGTGCCAGCCCTATGCTTCAGTAAGGATATGCAAACTGTCACGTATGAAATTGTGAACGGAAGCTACGTACCGAACGACcaaaataaaccaaacaaa GATAAAGCATTAGGAACCCAAGAAACTGTTGGAGCATTTCAAAAGTTACCGGTGGTGATGCCATCAGTTGATATTCTTTATTCGTCACTAAGGAAGGCAAGAAAGGTCTCAGCTACGAAAG GCATTCCGAACGCAGCGAAGCGTGAGAGAAATAAAGGCGCAAAGCAACTTGACACACTAATGAAG GAACTGGCTGTTCCGTTAAGGATGTACAAGGAGAACTTCCCAAACAGAAAACAATTGCACCCTTACGAACGGTCTCTTGTGGAGTTGACTCTTGGAGATGGAAATTATGAAGAG GTCTTGGGACGTGTTGATGCTTTGAGGAAAAAGGTGACAGGTGTTGGAAAGGAACATGCAGCGCTCTGTGCCAAG TCAACATCGAAGCGAGAAGCAGAGGAGCGGTTGAGTGAG GGAATGGCGAAACTTGAAAAGATTTTTATTCAAGAAGGAAAAGCTGTTGACAATTTGTTAAACATTGCCAAG ACTTTAAGGGCAATGCCAGTTGTAGATTTGGAATCACCAACACTTTGCCTTGTTGGAGCTCCTAATGTGGGGAAGTCAACTTTGGTCCGCATACTTTCGACGGGGAAGCCTGAG ATCTGCAATTACCCTTTCACCACTCGAGGAATTCTAATGGGTCATATTGCTTTCAATTACCAGAATTTCCAG GTGACAGACACACCTGGCTTACTGAGGAGACATGATG ATGACAGGAACAATTTGGAAAAGTTAACTCTTGCTGTTCTCTCACATTTGCCAACTGCCGTACTTTATGTTCATGACCTCTCTGGAGAATGTGGCACCTCACCTTCTGATCAG TTTGTGATATACAAGGAAATCAAAGAAAGGTTCAGTAATCATCTTTGGCTGGATGCGGTCTCTAAATGTGATCTGCTTCAAGAATCTCCTGTTCTTTACGTTACAGAAGATAGTGATGCTGATCATCTTGAGCTGGCAAGGTACCGGAAAGTGGGACCTGATGGAGCCATCCATGTGTCAGTAAATAGCGAAACCGGGCTCAATGAG CTTAAAGCTAGAGTGCATGAGCTGCTGCTTTCTCAGTCATCGAGGATAAAAAGCCAAGAGATCAACCAAGAAACCGAACAAGTTACTAGCTGA
- the LOC131333260 gene encoding nucleolar GTP-binding protein 1 isoform X1 — MSGTSSLIQLWQIPSTKLSFARSKFSKVAGRYMVPALCFSKDMQTVTYEIVNGSYVPNDQNKPNKVKDKALGTQETVGAFQKLPVVMPSVDILYSSLRKARKVSATKGIPNAAKRERNKGAKQLDTLMKELAVPLRMYKENFPNRKQLHPYERSLVELTLGDGNYEEVLGRVDALRKKVTGVGKEHAALCAKSTSKREAEERLSEGMAKLEKIFIQEGKAVDNLLNIAKTLRAMPVVDLESPTLCLVGAPNVGKSTLVRILSTGKPEICNYPFTTRGILMGHIAFNYQNFQVTDTPGLLRRHDDDRNNLEKLTLAVLSHLPTAVLYVHDLSGECGTSPSDQFVIYKEIKERFSNHLWLDAVSKCDLLQESPVLYVTEDSDADHLELARYRKVGPDGAIHVSVNSETGLNELKARVHELLLSQSSRIKSQEINQETEQVTS; from the exons atgaGCGGGACCTCCAGCCTTATACAATTATGGCAGATTCCTTCCACCAAACTATCTTTCGCTCGCTCCAAGTTTTCCAAAG TTGCAGGTCGGTATATGGTGCCAGCCCTATGCTTCAGTAAGGATATGCAAACTGTCACGTATGAAATTGTGAACGGAAGCTACGTACCGAACGACcaaaataaaccaaacaaagtaaag GATAAAGCATTAGGAACCCAAGAAACTGTTGGAGCATTTCAAAAGTTACCGGTGGTGATGCCATCAGTTGATATTCTTTATTCGTCACTAAGGAAGGCAAGAAAGGTCTCAGCTACGAAAG GCATTCCGAACGCAGCGAAGCGTGAGAGAAATAAAGGCGCAAAGCAACTTGACACACTAATGAAG GAACTGGCTGTTCCGTTAAGGATGTACAAGGAGAACTTCCCAAACAGAAAACAATTGCACCCTTACGAACGGTCTCTTGTGGAGTTGACTCTTGGAGATGGAAATTATGAAGAG GTCTTGGGACGTGTTGATGCTTTGAGGAAAAAGGTGACAGGTGTTGGAAAGGAACATGCAGCGCTCTGTGCCAAG TCAACATCGAAGCGAGAAGCAGAGGAGCGGTTGAGTGAG GGAATGGCGAAACTTGAAAAGATTTTTATTCAAGAAGGAAAAGCTGTTGACAATTTGTTAAACATTGCCAAG ACTTTAAGGGCAATGCCAGTTGTAGATTTGGAATCACCAACACTTTGCCTTGTTGGAGCTCCTAATGTGGGGAAGTCAACTTTGGTCCGCATACTTTCGACGGGGAAGCCTGAG ATCTGCAATTACCCTTTCACCACTCGAGGAATTCTAATGGGTCATATTGCTTTCAATTACCAGAATTTCCAG GTGACAGACACACCTGGCTTACTGAGGAGACATGATG ATGACAGGAACAATTTGGAAAAGTTAACTCTTGCTGTTCTCTCACATTTGCCAACTGCCGTACTTTATGTTCATGACCTCTCTGGAGAATGTGGCACCTCACCTTCTGATCAG TTTGTGATATACAAGGAAATCAAAGAAAGGTTCAGTAATCATCTTTGGCTGGATGCGGTCTCTAAATGTGATCTGCTTCAAGAATCTCCTGTTCTTTACGTTACAGAAGATAGTGATGCTGATCATCTTGAGCTGGCAAGGTACCGGAAAGTGGGACCTGATGGAGCCATCCATGTGTCAGTAAATAGCGAAACCGGGCTCAATGAG CTTAAAGCTAGAGTGCATGAGCTGCTGCTTTCTCAGTCATCGAGGATAAAAAGCCAAGAGATCAACCAAGAAACCGAACAAGTTACTAGCTGA
- the LOC131333260 gene encoding nucleolar GTP-binding protein 1 isoform X4 — protein sequence MSGTSSLIQLWQIPSTKLSFARSKFSKGRYMVPALCFSKDMQTVTYEIVNGSYVPNDQNKPNKDKALGTQETVGAFQKLPVVMPSVDILYSSLRKARKVSATKGIPNAAKRERNKGAKQLDTLMKELAVPLRMYKENFPNRKQLHPYERSLVELTLGDGNYEEVLGRVDALRKKVTGVGKEHAALCAKSTSKREAEERLSEGMAKLEKIFIQEGKAVDNLLNIAKTLRAMPVVDLESPTLCLVGAPNVGKSTLVRILSTGKPEICNYPFTTRGILMGHIAFNYQNFQVTDTPGLLRRHDDDRNNLEKLTLAVLSHLPTAVLYVHDLSGECGTSPSDQFVIYKEIKERFSNHLWLDAVSKCDLLQESPVLYVTEDSDADHLELARYRKVGPDGAIHVSVNSETGLNELKARVHELLLSQSSRIKSQEINQETEQVTS from the exons atgaGCGGGACCTCCAGCCTTATACAATTATGGCAGATTCCTTCCACCAAACTATCTTTCGCTCGCTCCAAGTTTTCCAAAG GTCGGTATATGGTGCCAGCCCTATGCTTCAGTAAGGATATGCAAACTGTCACGTATGAAATTGTGAACGGAAGCTACGTACCGAACGACcaaaataaaccaaacaaa GATAAAGCATTAGGAACCCAAGAAACTGTTGGAGCATTTCAAAAGTTACCGGTGGTGATGCCATCAGTTGATATTCTTTATTCGTCACTAAGGAAGGCAAGAAAGGTCTCAGCTACGAAAG GCATTCCGAACGCAGCGAAGCGTGAGAGAAATAAAGGCGCAAAGCAACTTGACACACTAATGAAG GAACTGGCTGTTCCGTTAAGGATGTACAAGGAGAACTTCCCAAACAGAAAACAATTGCACCCTTACGAACGGTCTCTTGTGGAGTTGACTCTTGGAGATGGAAATTATGAAGAG GTCTTGGGACGTGTTGATGCTTTGAGGAAAAAGGTGACAGGTGTTGGAAAGGAACATGCAGCGCTCTGTGCCAAG TCAACATCGAAGCGAGAAGCAGAGGAGCGGTTGAGTGAG GGAATGGCGAAACTTGAAAAGATTTTTATTCAAGAAGGAAAAGCTGTTGACAATTTGTTAAACATTGCCAAG ACTTTAAGGGCAATGCCAGTTGTAGATTTGGAATCACCAACACTTTGCCTTGTTGGAGCTCCTAATGTGGGGAAGTCAACTTTGGTCCGCATACTTTCGACGGGGAAGCCTGAG ATCTGCAATTACCCTTTCACCACTCGAGGAATTCTAATGGGTCATATTGCTTTCAATTACCAGAATTTCCAG GTGACAGACACACCTGGCTTACTGAGGAGACATGATG ATGACAGGAACAATTTGGAAAAGTTAACTCTTGCTGTTCTCTCACATTTGCCAACTGCCGTACTTTATGTTCATGACCTCTCTGGAGAATGTGGCACCTCACCTTCTGATCAG TTTGTGATATACAAGGAAATCAAAGAAAGGTTCAGTAATCATCTTTGGCTGGATGCGGTCTCTAAATGTGATCTGCTTCAAGAATCTCCTGTTCTTTACGTTACAGAAGATAGTGATGCTGATCATCTTGAGCTGGCAAGGTACCGGAAAGTGGGACCTGATGGAGCCATCCATGTGTCAGTAAATAGCGAAACCGGGCTCAATGAG CTTAAAGCTAGAGTGCATGAGCTGCTGCTTTCTCAGTCATCGAGGATAAAAAGCCAAGAGATCAACCAAGAAACCGAACAAGTTACTAGCTGA
- the LOC131333260 gene encoding nucleolar GTP-binding protein 1 isoform X2, whose amino-acid sequence MSGTSSLIQLWQIPSTKLSFARSKFSKVAGRYMVPALCFSKDMQTVTYEIVNGSYVPNDQNKPNKDKALGTQETVGAFQKLPVVMPSVDILYSSLRKARKVSATKGIPNAAKRERNKGAKQLDTLMKELAVPLRMYKENFPNRKQLHPYERSLVELTLGDGNYEEVLGRVDALRKKVTGVGKEHAALCAKSTSKREAEERLSEGMAKLEKIFIQEGKAVDNLLNIAKTLRAMPVVDLESPTLCLVGAPNVGKSTLVRILSTGKPEICNYPFTTRGILMGHIAFNYQNFQVTDTPGLLRRHDDDRNNLEKLTLAVLSHLPTAVLYVHDLSGECGTSPSDQFVIYKEIKERFSNHLWLDAVSKCDLLQESPVLYVTEDSDADHLELARYRKVGPDGAIHVSVNSETGLNELKARVHELLLSQSSRIKSQEINQETEQVTS is encoded by the exons atgaGCGGGACCTCCAGCCTTATACAATTATGGCAGATTCCTTCCACCAAACTATCTTTCGCTCGCTCCAAGTTTTCCAAAG TTGCAGGTCGGTATATGGTGCCAGCCCTATGCTTCAGTAAGGATATGCAAACTGTCACGTATGAAATTGTGAACGGAAGCTACGTACCGAACGACcaaaataaaccaaacaaa GATAAAGCATTAGGAACCCAAGAAACTGTTGGAGCATTTCAAAAGTTACCGGTGGTGATGCCATCAGTTGATATTCTTTATTCGTCACTAAGGAAGGCAAGAAAGGTCTCAGCTACGAAAG GCATTCCGAACGCAGCGAAGCGTGAGAGAAATAAAGGCGCAAAGCAACTTGACACACTAATGAAG GAACTGGCTGTTCCGTTAAGGATGTACAAGGAGAACTTCCCAAACAGAAAACAATTGCACCCTTACGAACGGTCTCTTGTGGAGTTGACTCTTGGAGATGGAAATTATGAAGAG GTCTTGGGACGTGTTGATGCTTTGAGGAAAAAGGTGACAGGTGTTGGAAAGGAACATGCAGCGCTCTGTGCCAAG TCAACATCGAAGCGAGAAGCAGAGGAGCGGTTGAGTGAG GGAATGGCGAAACTTGAAAAGATTTTTATTCAAGAAGGAAAAGCTGTTGACAATTTGTTAAACATTGCCAAG ACTTTAAGGGCAATGCCAGTTGTAGATTTGGAATCACCAACACTTTGCCTTGTTGGAGCTCCTAATGTGGGGAAGTCAACTTTGGTCCGCATACTTTCGACGGGGAAGCCTGAG ATCTGCAATTACCCTTTCACCACTCGAGGAATTCTAATGGGTCATATTGCTTTCAATTACCAGAATTTCCAG GTGACAGACACACCTGGCTTACTGAGGAGACATGATG ATGACAGGAACAATTTGGAAAAGTTAACTCTTGCTGTTCTCTCACATTTGCCAACTGCCGTACTTTATGTTCATGACCTCTCTGGAGAATGTGGCACCTCACCTTCTGATCAG TTTGTGATATACAAGGAAATCAAAGAAAGGTTCAGTAATCATCTTTGGCTGGATGCGGTCTCTAAATGTGATCTGCTTCAAGAATCTCCTGTTCTTTACGTTACAGAAGATAGTGATGCTGATCATCTTGAGCTGGCAAGGTACCGGAAAGTGGGACCTGATGGAGCCATCCATGTGTCAGTAAATAGCGAAACCGGGCTCAATGAG CTTAAAGCTAGAGTGCATGAGCTGCTGCTTTCTCAGTCATCGAGGATAAAAAGCCAAGAGATCAACCAAGAAACCGAACAAGTTACTAGCTGA
- the LOC131333260 gene encoding nucleolar GTP-binding protein 1 isoform X5, with protein MSKFYMVAGRYMVPALCFSKDMQTVTYEIVNGSYVPNDQNKPNKVKDKALGTQETVGAFQKLPVVMPSVDILYSSLRKARKVSATKGIPNAAKRERNKGAKQLDTLMKELAVPLRMYKENFPNRKQLHPYERSLVELTLGDGNYEEVLGRVDALRKKVTGVGKEHAALCAKSTSKREAEERLSEGMAKLEKIFIQEGKAVDNLLNIAKTLRAMPVVDLESPTLCLVGAPNVGKSTLVRILSTGKPEICNYPFTTRGILMGHIAFNYQNFQVTDTPGLLRRHDDDRNNLEKLTLAVLSHLPTAVLYVHDLSGECGTSPSDQFVIYKEIKERFSNHLWLDAVSKCDLLQESPVLYVTEDSDADHLELARYRKVGPDGAIHVSVNSETGLNELKARVHELLLSQSSRIKSQEINQETEQVTS; from the exons ATGTCGAAGTTTTACATGG TTGCAGGTCGGTATATGGTGCCAGCCCTATGCTTCAGTAAGGATATGCAAACTGTCACGTATGAAATTGTGAACGGAAGCTACGTACCGAACGACcaaaataaaccaaacaaagtaaag GATAAAGCATTAGGAACCCAAGAAACTGTTGGAGCATTTCAAAAGTTACCGGTGGTGATGCCATCAGTTGATATTCTTTATTCGTCACTAAGGAAGGCAAGAAAGGTCTCAGCTACGAAAG GCATTCCGAACGCAGCGAAGCGTGAGAGAAATAAAGGCGCAAAGCAACTTGACACACTAATGAAG GAACTGGCTGTTCCGTTAAGGATGTACAAGGAGAACTTCCCAAACAGAAAACAATTGCACCCTTACGAACGGTCTCTTGTGGAGTTGACTCTTGGAGATGGAAATTATGAAGAG GTCTTGGGACGTGTTGATGCTTTGAGGAAAAAGGTGACAGGTGTTGGAAAGGAACATGCAGCGCTCTGTGCCAAG TCAACATCGAAGCGAGAAGCAGAGGAGCGGTTGAGTGAG GGAATGGCGAAACTTGAAAAGATTTTTATTCAAGAAGGAAAAGCTGTTGACAATTTGTTAAACATTGCCAAG ACTTTAAGGGCAATGCCAGTTGTAGATTTGGAATCACCAACACTTTGCCTTGTTGGAGCTCCTAATGTGGGGAAGTCAACTTTGGTCCGCATACTTTCGACGGGGAAGCCTGAG ATCTGCAATTACCCTTTCACCACTCGAGGAATTCTAATGGGTCATATTGCTTTCAATTACCAGAATTTCCAG GTGACAGACACACCTGGCTTACTGAGGAGACATGATG ATGACAGGAACAATTTGGAAAAGTTAACTCTTGCTGTTCTCTCACATTTGCCAACTGCCGTACTTTATGTTCATGACCTCTCTGGAGAATGTGGCACCTCACCTTCTGATCAG TTTGTGATATACAAGGAAATCAAAGAAAGGTTCAGTAATCATCTTTGGCTGGATGCGGTCTCTAAATGTGATCTGCTTCAAGAATCTCCTGTTCTTTACGTTACAGAAGATAGTGATGCTGATCATCTTGAGCTGGCAAGGTACCGGAAAGTGGGACCTGATGGAGCCATCCATGTGTCAGTAAATAGCGAAACCGGGCTCAATGAG CTTAAAGCTAGAGTGCATGAGCTGCTGCTTTCTCAGTCATCGAGGATAAAAAGCCAAGAGATCAACCAAGAAACCGAACAAGTTACTAGCTGA
- the LOC131332319 gene encoding UMP-CMP kinase 3-like: MGTAVDAANKVVNESLLSEKKVTVIFVLGGPGSGKGTQCANIVENYGYTHLSAGDLLRAEIKSGSENGTMIQNMIKEGKIVPSEVTIELLQRAIQENGKDKFLIDGFPRNEENRAAFESVTGIVPEFVLFFDCPEEEMERRLLSRNQGRDDDNIETIRKRFNVYMESSLPVIEYYNAKGKVRKIDAAKPVEEVFEDVKSVFIPLHEKAE, translated from the exons ATGGGGACTGCTGTTGATGCCGCAAACAAG GTGGTAAATGAAAGCTTGCTAAGTGAAAAGAAGGTTACTGTTATTTTTGTCTTGG GCGGCCCGGGCAGTGGAAAGGGAACTCAGTGTGCAAATATTGTGGAAAATTATGGGTACACCCATTTGAGTGCTGGTGATCTTCTCCGAGCAGAAATAAAATCTGGTTCTGAAAATGG GACCATGATTCAGAACATGATCAAAGAGGGAAAAATCGTACCATCGGAGGTAACAATTGAGCTTCTTCAACGGGCAATACAGGAAAATGGTAAGGACAAGTTTCTCATTGATGGCTTCCCTCGTAATGAAGAAAACCGGGCAGCATTTGAGTCTGTT ACTGGTATCGTGCCAGAGTTCGTACTGTTTTTTGATTGTCCAGAAGAAGAGATGGAGAGGCGCCTTTTGAGTCGGAACCAG ggAAGAGATGATGATAACATTGAAACAATCCGAAAGCGGTTTAATGTTTACATGGAATCTAGTCTCCCTGTGATTGAGTATTACAATGCTAAGGGGAAGGTTAGAAAG ATTGATGCAGCAAAGCCTGTTGAAGAGGTTTTTGAAGATGTGAAATCGGTTTTCATTCCATTGCACGAAAAG GCTGAGTAG
- the LOC131333260 gene encoding nucleolar GTP-binding protein 1 isoform X3 gives MSGTSSLIQLWQIPSTKLSFARSKFSKGRYMVPALCFSKDMQTVTYEIVNGSYVPNDQNKPNKVKDKALGTQETVGAFQKLPVVMPSVDILYSSLRKARKVSATKGIPNAAKRERNKGAKQLDTLMKELAVPLRMYKENFPNRKQLHPYERSLVELTLGDGNYEEVLGRVDALRKKVTGVGKEHAALCAKSTSKREAEERLSEGMAKLEKIFIQEGKAVDNLLNIAKTLRAMPVVDLESPTLCLVGAPNVGKSTLVRILSTGKPEICNYPFTTRGILMGHIAFNYQNFQVTDTPGLLRRHDDDRNNLEKLTLAVLSHLPTAVLYVHDLSGECGTSPSDQFVIYKEIKERFSNHLWLDAVSKCDLLQESPVLYVTEDSDADHLELARYRKVGPDGAIHVSVNSETGLNELKARVHELLLSQSSRIKSQEINQETEQVTS, from the exons atgaGCGGGACCTCCAGCCTTATACAATTATGGCAGATTCCTTCCACCAAACTATCTTTCGCTCGCTCCAAGTTTTCCAAAG GTCGGTATATGGTGCCAGCCCTATGCTTCAGTAAGGATATGCAAACTGTCACGTATGAAATTGTGAACGGAAGCTACGTACCGAACGACcaaaataaaccaaacaaagtaaag GATAAAGCATTAGGAACCCAAGAAACTGTTGGAGCATTTCAAAAGTTACCGGTGGTGATGCCATCAGTTGATATTCTTTATTCGTCACTAAGGAAGGCAAGAAAGGTCTCAGCTACGAAAG GCATTCCGAACGCAGCGAAGCGTGAGAGAAATAAAGGCGCAAAGCAACTTGACACACTAATGAAG GAACTGGCTGTTCCGTTAAGGATGTACAAGGAGAACTTCCCAAACAGAAAACAATTGCACCCTTACGAACGGTCTCTTGTGGAGTTGACTCTTGGAGATGGAAATTATGAAGAG GTCTTGGGACGTGTTGATGCTTTGAGGAAAAAGGTGACAGGTGTTGGAAAGGAACATGCAGCGCTCTGTGCCAAG TCAACATCGAAGCGAGAAGCAGAGGAGCGGTTGAGTGAG GGAATGGCGAAACTTGAAAAGATTTTTATTCAAGAAGGAAAAGCTGTTGACAATTTGTTAAACATTGCCAAG ACTTTAAGGGCAATGCCAGTTGTAGATTTGGAATCACCAACACTTTGCCTTGTTGGAGCTCCTAATGTGGGGAAGTCAACTTTGGTCCGCATACTTTCGACGGGGAAGCCTGAG ATCTGCAATTACCCTTTCACCACTCGAGGAATTCTAATGGGTCATATTGCTTTCAATTACCAGAATTTCCAG GTGACAGACACACCTGGCTTACTGAGGAGACATGATG ATGACAGGAACAATTTGGAAAAGTTAACTCTTGCTGTTCTCTCACATTTGCCAACTGCCGTACTTTATGTTCATGACCTCTCTGGAGAATGTGGCACCTCACCTTCTGATCAG TTTGTGATATACAAGGAAATCAAAGAAAGGTTCAGTAATCATCTTTGGCTGGATGCGGTCTCTAAATGTGATCTGCTTCAAGAATCTCCTGTTCTTTACGTTACAGAAGATAGTGATGCTGATCATCTTGAGCTGGCAAGGTACCGGAAAGTGGGACCTGATGGAGCCATCCATGTGTCAGTAAATAGCGAAACCGGGCTCAATGAG CTTAAAGCTAGAGTGCATGAGCTGCTGCTTTCTCAGTCATCGAGGATAAAAAGCCAAGAGATCAACCAAGAAACCGAACAAGTTACTAGCTGA